In Bufo gargarizans isolate SCDJY-AF-19 chromosome 6, ASM1485885v1, whole genome shotgun sequence, a single genomic region encodes these proteins:
- the LOC122941892 gene encoding gastrula zinc finger protein XlCGF17.1-like: protein MAAAEQMIMPIPRRGDEQSTEDIPTDGRPDDCTRNLEKHLVSSAFEVDDHGIIQDIYEEHAKIQDISSTNHSKNLLFDPFKLVRSSDSKQTVTQNKSHRKGVKHHTDHLRGKPFSCSECGKCFKYKSAFDRHQIIHTGEKPFSCSECGKCFNRKSYLVRHQIIHTGEKPFSCSECRKCFRHKSAFIIHQRIHTGEKPFSCSECGKCFKNKSHLVVHQRIHTGEKPFSCSECRNCFKYKQDLVVHQRVHTGEKPFSCSECRNCFKYKQDLVVHQRIHTGEKPFSCSECEKCFNKKSDLVVHLRIHTGEKPFVCSECGKCFKYKQDLVVHQRNHTGEKPFSCSECGKCFNKKSALVRHKKNH, encoded by the exons atggctgcagcagagcagatgattATGCCCATTCCTAGGAG gggtgatgagcagagtacagaggacattcctacagatggccgcccag atgactgtaccaggaacTTAGAGAAACATCTGGTCTCTTCAGCTTTTGAAGTAGATGATCATGGTATCATACAAGATATATATGAAGAGCATGCTAAAATCCAAGATATATCTTCAACCAATCACAGCAAAAATTTATTATTTGATCCTTTTAAACTGGTCCGATCTTCTGATTCAAAACAGACTGTAACACAGAATAAAAGTCACAGAAAGGGTGTTAAACATCATACAGATCACTTAAGagggaagccattttcatgctcagaatgtggaaaatgttttaagtaTAAATCAGCTTTTGATAGACATCAGATAATTCACaccggggagaagccattttcatgttcagaatgtggaaaatgttttaacaggaaatcatatcttgttagacatcagataattcacacaggagagaagccattttcatgctcagaatgtaggAAATGTTTTAGGCATAAATCAGCTTTTATTatacatcaaagaattcacacaggagagaagccattttcatgctcagaatgtgggaaatgttttaaaaataaatcacatcttgttgtacatcagagaattcacacaggagagaaaccattttcatgctcagaatgtaggAATTGTTTTAAGTATAAACAagatcttgttgtacatcagagagttcacacaggagagaaaccattttcatgctcagaatgtaggAATTGTTTTAAGTATAAACAagatcttgttgtacatcagagaattcacacaggagagaagccattttcatgctcagaatgtgaaaaatgttttaacAAGAAATCGGATCTTGTTGTACatctgagaattcacacaggagagaagccatttgtatgctcagaatgtgggaaatgttttaagtatAAACAagatcttgttgtacatcagagaaatcacacaggagagaaaccattttcatgctcagaatgtgggaaatgttttaacaagaaatcagctcttgttagacataaaaaaaatcactaa